The sequence below is a genomic window from Mytilus edulis chromosome 2, xbMytEdul2.2, whole genome shotgun sequence.
ACTGGAGAtaggtatttttattattttactttttttcaaacaaGAAAGCAATCCCTATTTTTACATAGTAACTTCGCAGTTAAGACATTCaaggggcattagctacgagatataaaaatctcactatattgatttttttcaatcattaataaaagtgaaatagtgaaataaaaattcgcTTTTAGTAGccaatttggttcaattttgtctaAATAAGCAAAGAAACTAGACATCGCTTCTTCCAAGTAAATAAAGCGACCTTATTGAATGCTTATTCATATAACCTTCAATTTAATCTCTTAGCTAGAGATCGGTTACAAAAATTTATGCATAAACTGGGCGTGTTCAGCTATGAAAGGGAACacaatgtcaacattgaaagtaaaacaaggGTAAATTTTTTGGTTTACTGATTTGATCCACAAAACTCATTCTTATACAAGTAAAGCGTTGAATAACATAGCTTTAAACCTAACATATATAATCggacagacctagaaaaatccaattatATGTGTTCACTATATATTATGTCTATATCGGGTTATATGATCGTCGATAGTCTTCGGAGGTCACCTCGATGGTCAATTAGATTGGGTCTTGACTAAAACACACGAGATGTTGATACATATTATTGAGTACATGCAAcctgataatttattttagacttttataatttgaatttacattttagtatgttataacACCCAGAACACTAAGAAAAGAGGCATTTTCTATTGGTAACTGGGATgaatattcaaaacatttgattcaTTAACTGTAACAACACATTCTATTCAGGAAATTTTTTCCCAAATGAAATAATTAGAGTAGTCATTTATATATTGTGATATAAAGTTGAAAAGGTGACACGAATATTAAAAACAAAGGTTTGAAACGAAAATTTTACATGTGAATGAGAACGTTTATCGTATGAGACATatactttatttcaaataaataatatatgcaatattaaatattttaggGATCCTATTGCGCATGTATAGATACTAAGTATTTATCAGAAAACGTTGACCTAATCGATTATCGCCAAAATTGTGATAAACTATGCAAGGATGGTATTGGAATTTGTGGTGATTTCATTGAAAATGCAGAGTTTGTAACTGTGTATAGAACAATCAATTCCGGATTTGATAGtaagtttgttttatttataaacttttcACAGTTGGGAAGAGACTACTACGGATTTTTAATTGAAACTTGATAACGCTTTGAAAAATAGCGTGTGTCAGAATCGCGTTGCTGGATTGACCTTTACCGGGAATGCTCAAACCCTAAACTTTAAAGCCTAGAACGTATAATACTTGaatattgattgaaaaaaaaaaactaaaaaaaaaaacgaataaccAACACGAGTTTATAGGGTTTGGAACTTCTAAATAATTTTCTAAACTTATCAAAGGAAtattaaagaaatgtattttataaatcatattAAACATATACAAATGTGGAAGATAATgtgtaattcatttaaaatattctgACTTATCTAATATCCTTTATCTCACACATAACTTAAAATTTGGATACATGTGTTGGGTAACAAAACAATATACTAATTTCAGACTACACTCAACTGAACAATTACTACCTTTCTCTTGATGGACTTGAGAGGGAATGTCTCGCATTGGATTGTGCAAGTGGCAGAGCACAAATAAGACCGTGTGACGAAGAAAATGATGCTGTGTGTTCAGACGGTAAGAAACGTTTGATTTAGTGTTGGTGGTTTTCCGTATATTgacaaatatatgtttataagtgttgtaaacatatttttcatttaataaatgataattcatattaaatagatatttcaacatttaattttcctttaaaaataagcaaaacacATTTCTGTACAAAATGTATGCACTTCAGCTTTGATGTTTTactttgtttaaagaaaaaaatccacCACTGAAACAAGTGtgttatgatatttctccactcgaaaCATTTAAAGATGTtgatatttaaagcgcgaggcttgcagatatttttttaaagtatctaaatttaaacaccaatcaatcaatcaaatatgtATACTCTATAACAACACTTAAACTTCAGTAACTGGAAgcggtttttatttttttgctaaaTCTTGATTTTGACAACAAGTCTGACTGGTCACAATTGAATTTGATTGCCTTTGTTTGACTTTGTCTTTAAGTCTATTTTTCTTATCCTGTGTTATTTATAATCAAACTTGAGACTGTAGATGCATCTGTTTTAACTAAAAGAAGGTTGTATCGCCCTAAATCGACCGATTAATGGTTCGCTACTAGTTATAACTGTAATATAAGGATTTCACAGTTTAATCATTAGTATAAACTATAAACTACAAACTGTTGTCATGATACGAATGTTAAATGATTTGTTACATTCATTTCAGGAATATCAGAATTGATAGTGTGCGACGATGCTACCATACATTGTGTTGGTGACGAGACAATCAAGATAGATCCTGCTACATTTGGTCGGGATCAGAAATCCGAATGTTTTGACGATGAGTATACATCTACATGTAGCACCGATTCTCCAACTGATATACTAAGCGTCAATTGTGATGACCAGACCGATTGTAGCGTTAAATCCTCCGTTGAACTGTATGGAGATCCATGTAATGGATTGGACACAGACCTAAGGATAAAATACCACTGTGAAGGTAATATTGATAAGTCTTCATTGGgtgaactgattttttttataattaagaaaaataacCATTGAAAGTTGGCGTGCTGTCATGAAAACTTCTGAAATTCTCTGATGTATTCACAAAAGCATAACTATATGCCatattatttgaaataacatttttACTGACAAGTTCTTCTATTCTTCAAGGTCTTTCTATATTTGTTTGTCCTAGAAGTTACTACTAAAATTGATGTCACAGACTGATTGCTTATCAAGACGGattgttattgaaaaaataaaaggtTTCTGGTGGATAGCAAACTAGAATATTCACCCATGGGAACTCCCACTAACATCATTAAAATAAATCTATGGGTCAGTTATACTCATTCATGTTTTGATTTGGATCATGTCAAAAACAGTGAATGTGTCCTTTTAACTGCTGAAAATAGCTTTAACATTGAGGAAGTGTGATGTTGACCTTTCAGTAAACTTGTATCAACTAgaattcaaatcattgatttatTACCGAATGTCTGCGACTTCGTTCAGACATCTGTGCTCTGTTAAACCCAGATTCCCtgctgaacaatgaaaatgacaaGTTCAGATATTTCTTGTTTAATTCATACATATTTATTTACTATATTATACAGGAACATCATTTTTAAGTAAATCTTGGACAGACAGTGTGCTTAAATGTCACAGAAATGGACATAGTCTCAGATTGAACTGTAGACATGGATCTGACGACAGCTTATACTGGATTGAAGCCTTCAGAGGAATAGTTCCAACTTTTGGTAAAATCTTTGCATTTCAAAttgcaaataatattttatttacatttgtttctTGAATCTACATCATTGGTAAGACCAGTATAAACGTTAGATACGTTTGTGAAATACGGGAATTAGTGTAGTGTTTTCTTTAAATCATTAAATTTGTCAGAATGTGCAACATtgtcattaaaatttaaattgaaactatttctttttaaagttttgacAGGAATAACAAAACTTCGTTGCTATGCGCCTAGCAGGTAATTTTCAATTGTTTGTAAATTAAACTATTGTCTTATACTAATCAAAATAAGTCACTCGGTGAATATTctatataattaaatttttacatTTCCAAAATGTGAACTGCGCTGATCATGAACACTtgagcctcggtcacaccttaccggataagaCGAACGGACGGCTaatggatgaaaataaaagttgtccgttgacaaaattattatccgttgggagtccgttgatgtactgacctaataaaacggacgcttaactTATCCGTtttacgtccggtagaagtccgtttcacattcgttcaacatccgttttatctgttagacgtccgttagaagtccgttggtgaatttatctccgacggatgtataacggacacgtaacggaaacgaaacggacgagtaccgtacaaaacggacgactaccggacgttcaactgacatttcatccgttggacgtccgttcaaagttttgaacatgctcaaaatatTCCACCAGAcaaaacggacgtcgacggataaaatgTACGCTGAGCGGACATGCAACGGAtgtggacggacgtctaacggatacgaacggacgtctaacggacatgaacgtaTTGAAAAAAAGtcatccgttaggcatccgttcgagctatccgttaaggtgtgaccgaggctttaaaaGTGTAATGCTGTTTTTTCCTTACTTGTTTATTATTAGCATGTAGGTCTCATACCTATTACATGTAgacatgtatatacaattttatttaaagatttcaaaaatttaccTGGACTAGAAATTGCGAAAGCAGCCAAATGTAAAATGAGTAAACCGAACGATGCCACACCATATTCTTGTGAAGTGACCAATGAGTATACTGAACTGCCATTTACTTGTTTCTTTGAAGGTATGAAACATCTAGTTCAgataattttaaatgtataaaacattattaaactattaattttattattaaactaTCCTCCACTATGCCATGTAGTAGCTATTAtagaggacgtctctaatgttgttataacttgtgtccaatcccttttgctacttatgcaaataaaatatgtttaaacttaactAGCTATTATATGTCACCttcagttttatttcatttatttatgaaGTGTTTCACGTCAGAGCTCAGTTTGAATGTCTCACTTGCGATAAATATTGCAGAAAACGTTTCCGTCTGTCATATATTCattatccttgacctcatttgagTGGTCAACGATTGCTTGAAAtaaaagttttagtttttttgtcatgtgaatttctcCCTCACGTTTTGTAagaggataactatatttggtagaTGGGCTCTTTTCATCTGACTTGTGCCATACTAAAGAATAATAGTACTAGATCCGACATTTTATGGATCTGTGATCAAGGTAACAGCTACTTTGTGATTAGACCCGTTTCTCATATGCTGTATGCAGGAGGTTTACactatttggtgtatggaataattgttaagagtacatgtcagtctggcaggtttcatctgaccctgatctcattttcacggtttaTTGGCTAATGTAAGGTTTAGTAGTTTGGTCCTCTTTTGAGATACTGTATGTTATAGGTCAACTATTTTGGGGTCATTGGTCAATGGTAAGTTTTCCTGGTTAGgtctgtttcttagatactatacgTAATAGGTCGtccatatttggtgtatgaaataattgtaaggtgcATGTACATTTTTTTCCGCCTGGATTATATGACTTTGGTCATTTCGACATGAAAGTCAAAGTgtctttatatattattatattcatttgttttcaaGGGAAAGGCATTAAACATGTGGGATCCGACGAGAGTTCTTCTACTACAGGTACAAATAACTATTGTTAAAAGATCACAAACGAGAAACTAGGCATACGTATCTTTTTATCTGCATTtgagaaatttattttaatataatgtaaatattttactctatttttaaaacagatattttgtGTTGTATTGTCAGATTATTTCAGGATTCAACCAACAATGCATGTTGAGTGAGGTGATATAAATGTACTAATTTTTGTTTAGACTGGTCTCGATGAAACTTAGTAAATAACTGTCAATTCAAGTTAAATAAGATTATTAATAAGAGAAGTGAGGAAATACGTTGAAAAAGCAGCAACTCAAAGACACAGGGAACCATACGTAATTAAGCGGCCAACATACAATCAGTTACAACGGCTATGCGTGTTATGAATTATAGTGGCATGAGGTTATTACCACCCTGcttttttctcaggaactacaatgcgGGGGTTTcttaaatttggtttcagggtttatataattCAGCTAAACCGTGTGAtgagttttcagattcatcactcaacaactttctATTTACCGAAATATTTGGGCGGTGTATCATCAGTGAGAAGTAGCTTGCAGTTTTACTTATTATATATGTGAATTTTATCTTTGTTTTCTATTATAAATGATACATGTTTATCAATAAGTCTAAATTGTTTATCTATAATTTTTACAGGGATAGTTGTTGCAGTAGTGAGTGTAGTTGTAATCATCGCTATCCTTGTTGCCGTGTTATTTTACTGTAAAAGGTATGTTTGTATCACTTAAAATCAGCTTTATGGTCTTTTCTAAATATCTAACTGCCCATCCGTCTGTTTGTCCATAAACTGCGTATTCTTTAATGTTGATGGCGTGTGATGAAATTTTACATAAGAACTAAAACTCCTGGAACATGAtcattttgatttgaaaatgttttattctcCTATAGGAACAAATTGACTGAGGGTATACAACTGCATTAGGTTCCTTACAATGTTTTACCCCTAACTTATTATTTAAGTCTTTTCTGGTCAAATATGTTCCAACTTATTCTAGTATTTAGACAAAATTGTATTCAAGGATTTCATTGACGTTTCTTGCATGGTCTTTCAGAagatataactagaggctctaaagagcctgtgtcgctcaccttggtctatgtgactattaaacaaaggaagcagatggattcatgacaaaattgtattttggtgatggtgatgtgtttgtacatcttactttactgaacatccttgcagcttacaattatctctatctataatgaacttggcccagtagtttcagtggaaaatgttagtaaaaatttacaaattttataaaaattgttgaaaattgactataaaggacaataactccttagggggtcaattgaccatttcggtcatgttgacttatttgtaaatcttactttgctgaacattattgctgtttacagtttatttctatctataataattttcaagataaaaaccaaaaacagtaaaatttccttaaaattaccaattcaggggcaggaacccaacaacgggttgtccgatttatctgaaaatttcagggcagatagatcttgacctgataaacaatttatccccctgtcagatttgctctaaaggctttggtttttgagttataagccaaaaactgcattttacccctatcttctatttttagccatggcggccatcttggttggatggccgggtcatcggacacattttttaaactagatacccaaaagatgattgtggataagtttggattaatttggcccagtagtttcagaggagaagatttttgtaaaagattactaagatttacgaaaaatggttaaaaattgactataaagggcaataactcctatatgggtcaactgaccatttcggtcgtgttgacttatttgtaaatcttactttgctgaacattattgctgtttacagtttatttctatctataataattttcaagataataaccaaaaacagtaaaatttccttaaaattaccaattcaagggccacaacctaacaacaggttgtcagattcatctgaaaatttcagggtacatagatcttgacctgataaacaattttctaatagtcagatttgctctaaatgctttggtttttaagttataagccaaaaactgcattttacccctatgttctatttttagccatggtggccatcttggttggttggccgggtccctggacacattttttaaactagataccccaaagataattgtggccaagtttggataaatttggcccagtggtttcagaggagaaaatttttgtaaaagattactaagatttacgaaaaatggttaaaaattgactatagagggcaataactcctatatggatcaactgaccatttcggtcatgttgacttatttgtagatcttactttgctgaacattattgctgtttacagtttatctctatctataataatattcaagataataaccatataacggcaaaatttccttaaaattgccaattcaggggcagcaacccaacaaccggttgtccgattcgtctgaaaattttaatgcagatagatcttgacttaataaacaatttaaccccgtgtcagatttgctctaaatgcttcggtttcagagttataagccaaaaactgcatttgacccctatgttctatttttagccatggcggccatcttggttggttggccgggtaaccgaacacattttttaaactagataccccaatgatgattgtggccaagtttggttaaatttggcccagtagtttcagaggagaagatttttgtaaaagttaacgacgacggacgacggacgacggacgacgccggacgacgacggacgccggacgccaagtgatgagaaaagctcacttggcccttcgggccaggtgagctaaaaagacatTATTCATGAAACAAATGTTTCGTTAAAACCTTGCATCTTATTTTGATGCGTAAGCATCGGAAATTAAAGCGAATGTATTTCTTTCAACAGGCGAATTGCATAAACACAGACGAGCGAATTAAGCTTATTTTAGTTAGACTTCAACTAAGTTAagttttcgtttgaattgttttacatttgtcatttgggggccttttatagctgactatttggtatgggctttgctcattgtttaaggccgtacaccacatcattttttttttgccaacGTCATGCCAaaaaacgatcaaaagacaaactG
It includes:
- the LOC139513105 gene encoding uncharacterized protein isoform X2; this translates as MMFNHRNPVTFGFISLILHIILFCFCDRSESLIQYYSQKKTWWDAANFCYMKDGSLMANDGLNTSIKDIPIDPSEELEFWTRNKVYSEWITIFGCLRLDKLFPSKYKLLTPDDKDYVMTCYIHCYKGFDMNTFFTVKGSYCACIDTKYLSENVDLIDYRQNCDKLCKDGIGICGDFIENAEFVTVYRTINSGFDNYTQLNNYYLSLDGLERECLALDCASGRAQIRPCDEENDAVCSDGISELIVCDDATIHCVGDETIKIDPATFGRDQKSECFDDEYTSTCSTDSPTDILSVNCDDQTDCSVKSSVELYGDPCNGLDTDLRIKYHCEGTSFLSKSWTDSVLKCHRNGHSLRLNCRHGSDDSLYWIEAFRGIVPTFDFKNLPGLEIAKAAKCKMSKPNDATPYSCEVTNEYTELPFTCFFEGIVVAVVSVVVIIAILVAVLFYCKRKKSLSSDNVNNNSVYMVPQHIRKEDNVYSSPENIYHQYDDIIDSRKALTEANRPHETDSNASPNIYLSLCGSRDDVHEQPSISYEDSTNDTNKNYDRALPQLPDENQN
- the LOC139513105 gene encoding uncharacterized protein isoform X1; the protein is MMFNHRNPVTFGFISLILHIILFCFCDRSESLIQYYSQKKTWWDAANFCYMKDGSLMANDGLNTSIKDIPIDPSEELEFWTRNKVYSEWITIFGCLRLDKLFPSKYKLLTPDDKDYVMTCYIHCYKGFDMNTFFTVKGSYCACIDTKYLSENVDLIDYRQNCDKLCKDGIGICGDFIENAEFVTVYRTINSGFDNYTQLNNYYLSLDGLERECLALDCASGRAQIRPCDEENDAVCSDGISELIVCDDATIHCVGDETIKIDPATFGRDQKSECFDDEYTSTCSTDSPTDILSVNCDDQTDCSVKSSVELYGDPCNGLDTDLRIKYHCEGTSFLSKSWTDSVLKCHRNGHSLRLNCRHGSDDSLYWIEAFRGIVPTFDFKNLPGLEIAKAAKCKMSKPNDATPYSCEVTNEYTELPFTCFFEGKGIKHVGSDESSSTTGIVVAVVSVVVIIAILVAVLFYCKRKKSLSSDNVNNNSVYMVPQHIRKEDNVYSSPENIYHQYDDIIDSRKALTEANRPHETDSNASPNIYLSLCGSRDDVHEQPSISYEDSTNDTNKNYDRALPQLPDENQN